AATTACAACTACCGTTCTGCTGAGGATATCTTGGAGGCGTTGAAACCATTCAATGAGAAGTATGAAGTATACTTTACAACGACCGAGAAGTATCTTGCCGATGGTGTTATCCAAAGTGAAGCGACAATACACGACGCTGTAAACGCGGGTGAGTCTATCACCGCGGTGGCTATCGTGGCTGTTGATTTCGACCAGAAGGGAATGCAGATGCCGCAAAGGTTTGGTGCTACATCAAGCTATGGCAAGAAGTATTCATTTGGTAACCTGCTTATGATTGATGACACCGCGGATGCAGACGCTACAAACGATCATGCAGATACGCGGGTTGTGTTGCAACCTAATTCTGTTGAGTTCGAGAAGGCAAAGAAATTCGTTGCTGACGGTGGCGATCTGACTCGTATCGAGCTGAAGTATAAACTGTCACCTGCACTGAAGAAGC
This window of the candidate division WOR-3 bacterium genome carries:
- a CDS encoding ERF family protein, which gives rise to MEKKESKTKNTSFQHSSVSIQLTIDQKLSAIQRELKVAKTRKNKFGNYNYRSAEDILEALKPFNEKYEVYFTTTEKYLADGVIQSEATIHDAVNAGESITAVAIVAVDFDQKGMQMPQRFGATSSYGKKYSFGNLLMIDDTADADATNDHADTRVVLQPNSVEFEKAKKFVADGGDLTRIELKYKLSPALKKQLAMATKTQIL